A single window of Desulfovibrio psychrotolerans DNA harbors:
- a CDS encoding DNA-methyltransferase, which produces MIEIGRARLHRGEELSLMMAMPDDSVDAILTDPPYSTGGVHASQRQQAPGKKYQSSHAQRRHAEFHGDNRDQRSFTLWASLWLAECYRVAKDGAACMVFTDWRQLPAMTDAMQIGGWTWRGIVVWDKPTARPILGEFRRQCEYVVFGVKGKLTAAHRRCLPGVYRHSIIAHQRRMHMTEKPLPLIHDLLDVTPEGCTVLDPFMGSATTGAVCLQTGRSFIGMELSPDYFQIACDRLNLVADSGVEKL; this is translated from the coding sequence GTGATAGAGATAGGACGTGCGAGACTGCACAGAGGCGAGGAGCTGAGCCTCATGATGGCCATGCCGGATGATTCCGTGGATGCGATCCTGACCGACCCGCCGTACTCCACTGGCGGCGTTCATGCCAGCCAGCGACAGCAGGCACCCGGCAAGAAGTACCAAAGCTCGCACGCGCAGCGCCGCCATGCCGAGTTCCACGGAGACAACCGGGACCAGCGATCGTTCACGCTGTGGGCATCGCTCTGGCTCGCGGAATGCTACCGGGTGGCAAAGGATGGCGCTGCCTGCATGGTGTTTACCGACTGGCGGCAGCTACCGGCCATGACGGACGCCATGCAAATCGGCGGCTGGACATGGCGCGGAATCGTGGTGTGGGATAAGCCCACGGCCCGGCCCATTCTCGGCGAGTTCCGCCGCCAGTGCGAATACGTGGTATTCGGGGTCAAGGGCAAGCTCACTGCTGCACACAGGCGCTGCCTGCCCGGTGTGTACCGGCACTCTATCATCGCGCACCAGCGCAGGATGCACATGACCGAGAAACCCTTGCCGCTGATCCACGACCTGCTGGACGTAACCCCTGAAGGCTGCACCGTGCTCGACCCCTTCATGGGATCGGCCACCACCGGCGCGGTATGCCTCCAGACAGGCCGAAGCTTCATTGGTATGGAACTGTCCCCGGACTACTTCCAGATCGCATGCGATCGGCTCAATCTGGTGGCAGATTCAGGAGTTGAGAAACTGTAA
- a CDS encoding Com family DNA-binding transcriptional regulator: MQEIRCGQCNRLLAKGEVVELEIKCKRCHTMNYMRIMSPCREARAARSEMLSDRDRTCETAQRRGAEPHDGHAG; the protein is encoded by the coding sequence ATGCAAGAAATACGGTGCGGTCAATGCAATAGGTTGCTCGCCAAGGGCGAAGTAGTTGAACTGGAAATCAAGTGTAAACGCTGTCACACAATGAACTACATGCGGATCATGAGTCCCTGCCGAGAGGCCCGAGCGGCCCGCTCGGAGATGCTAAGTGATAGAGATAGGACGTGCGAGACTGCACAGAGGCGAGGAGCTGAGCCTCATGATGGCCATGCCGGATGA